The Arachis ipaensis cultivar K30076 chromosome B07, Araip1.1, whole genome shotgun sequence genome includes a window with the following:
- the LOC107609027 gene encoding SNW/SKI-interacting protein, protein MSALKELLPPAKSSSTTYYDHSNDPWFKKRFSSSSEEEKSTAIIHKPVPPYMKRAGFVPRKVEDFGDGGAFPEIHVAQYPLDMGRNKSSKPGSKILPVTVDAHGNVAYDAIVKQNENAKKIVYTQQKDLIPKILKNDEDSDMEDDEDEQKEIEETTQETKAALEKIVNVRLSAAQPKNVPKQSSDTKYIKYKPSQQNAAFNSGAKERVIRMVEMPVDPLEPPKFKHKRVPKASGSPPVPVMHSPPRPVTVKDQQDWKIPPCISNWKNPKGYTIPLDKRLAADGRGLQDVQINDNFAKLSEALYVAEQKAREAVAMRSKVQKEMLLKEKERKEQELRALAQKARSERTGVAPPAAIPVPSERSIMDDADMAVDYEQPHEHEREKNYPKETREEREERLHREKIREERRRERERERRLEAKDAAMGKKSKLTRDRDRDISEKVALGMASTKPGTEVMYDERLFNQEKGISSGFATDDQYNVYDKGLFTAQPTLSTLYRPKKDVDNEVYGGADEQLEKIRKTDRFKPDRGFVGTSERPGPRDRPVEFENQDEADPFGLDQFLTDVKSGKKAMENVGSGGTLRASAGSSMRDGYEGGSGRTRIGFERGH, encoded by the coding sequence ATGTCGGCTTTGAAAGAGCTTCTTCCTCCAGCAAAATCATCCTCAACAACTTACTATGATCACAGTAACGATCCATGGTTCAAGAAGAGATTCTCCTCTTCATCCGAGGAGGAAAAATCCACTGCCATCATACACAAGCCAGTGCCCCCTTATATGAAACGTGCCGGTTTTGTTCCTCGCAAGGTGGAGGATTTTGGGGATGGTGGTGCCTTTCCTGAGATCCATGTTGCTCAGTACCCACTTGACATGGGAAGGAACAAATCCTCAAAGCCGGGTTCAAAGATCCTTCCAGTGACAGTTGATGCTCATGGGAATGTTGCATATGATGCAATAGTGAAGCAGAACGAGAATGCTAAGAAGATTGTATACACGCAACAGAAGGATCTCATACCAAAGATCCTGAAGAATGATGAGGACAGTGACATGGAAGATGATGAGGATGAGCAGAAGGAGATTGAGGAGACAACTCAGGAGACTAAGGCTGCACTTGAGAAGATAGTTAATGTGAGATTGAGTGCAGCACAGCCGAAAAATGTCCCCAAGCAGTCATCAGATACAAAGTATATTAAGTATAAGCCTTCCCAGCAGAATGCAGCTTTCAATTCCGGGGCGAAAGAGAGGGTTATTAGAATGGTTGAGATGCCAGTTGATCCATTGGAGCCTCCAAAATTCAAGCATAAGCGTGTTCCCAAGGCTTCCGGCTCCCCTCCGGTGCCAGTGATGCATTCCCCTCCGAGGCCAGTTACTGTGAAAGACCAGCAGGATTGGAAGATACCTCCTTGTATTTCTAATTGGAAGAATCCAAAAGGTTACACTATCCCTCTTGACAAGCGTCTTGCTGCCGATGGGAGAGGTCTTCAGGATGTTCAGATCAATGATAATTTTGCAAAGCTTTCGGAGGCATTATATGTTGCAGAGCAGAAGGCTAGAGAAGCAGTTGCAATGAGGTCCAAGGTTCAGAAGGAGATGCTtctaaaggaaaaggaaaggaaagaacaGGAGCTGAGAGCTTTGGCTCAGAAAGCTCGTTCCGAGAGAACTGGTGTAGCCCCTCCAGCTGCTATTCCTGTTCCATCTGAGAGGAGCATCATGGATGATGCTGACATGGCAGTTGATTATGAGCAACCACATGAACATGAAAGGGAGAAGAACTATCCAAAGGAGACAAGAGAGGAAAGGGAGGAGCGGTTGCATAGGGAGAAAATTCGTGAGGAACGGCGAAGagaaagggagagggagagaagatTAGAGGCTAAGGATGCTGCTATGGGAAAGAAAAGCAAGCTCACAAGAGACAGGGATCGTGATATAAGTGAGAAAGTTGCTCTTGGTATGGCTTCTACTAAGCCGGGTACTGAGGTCATGTATGATGAGAGGCTATTCAACCAGGAGAAAGGAATATCATCTGGGTTTGCCACTGATGATCAGTACAATGTTTATGACAAAGGCTTGTTCACTGCACAGCCAACACTCTCAACCCTCTATAGGCCAAAGAAGGATGTTGATAATGAGGTTTATGGTGGTGCAGACGAGCAGTTAGAGAAGATTAGGAAGACCGATCGCTTCAAGCCTGACAGAGGGTTTGTGGGGACTTCTGAAAGGCCAGGTCCAAGGGACAGGCCAGTTGAATTTGAGAATCAAGATGAAGCTGATCCATTTGGTCTGGATCAGTTCTTGACTGATGTTAAGAGTGGTAAGAAAGCCATGGAAAATGTTGGTAGCGGAGGAACATTGAGAGCAAGTGCTGGATCTTCTATGCGGGATGGTTATGAGGGAGGTTCTGGTAGGACTCGCATTGGATTTGAAAGAGGGCACTAA